One Thermoplasma volcanium GSS1 genomic window carries:
- a CDS encoding IS481-like element ISTvo3 family transposase, with translation MIVMLNSEDRKFIIDSVKRGYKVSELAKMFNVTPRRIQQILHESASPDSEKDSELTEDEKRFIDELWDKYKIGSRTIYYLLRSKGMNVSYYRIYNYMKFKRMVHMKADALIINGKEADPPLTTVLMDYHQKNLNDPYAIFCVDMTTKKILSYAESLKITSDVVSKVIDNLYTGNVKIKHLMIRSGVLSLIYNTSYVSYRIRRKGIQDVVTDKNGSKVHLSLSKLWQNYDRYRWTFQSIDDFVHWYNERPVTRFEDRIASPGQIFEEYIRKFEMQRGED, from the coding sequence ATGATAGTAATGCTAAACAGCGAGGATAGGAAGTTCATAATTGATAGTGTGAAAAGGGGATACAAGGTGTCTGAACTTGCAAAAATGTTTAACGTTACACCAAGGAGGATACAGCAGATACTTCACGAAAGCGCTAGCCCAGATAGCGAAAAAGACTCTGAACTTACAGAAGACGAAAAACGTTTCATAGATGAACTCTGGGACAAGTACAAGATCGGATCGAGGACTATATACTACCTTCTGAGGAGCAAGGGCATGAACGTCTCCTATTATAGGATCTACAACTATATGAAGTTCAAGAGGATGGTGCATATGAAAGCGGATGCACTAATCATAAACGGCAAAGAAGCGGACCCACCGCTTACTACCGTGCTGATGGATTACCACCAAAAGAACCTTAACGATCCATACGCAATTTTTTGCGTAGACATGACGACAAAAAAAATACTTTCATATGCGGAATCACTTAAGATCACAAGCGATGTCGTGAGCAAAGTTATCGATAACCTCTACACGGGCAATGTAAAGATTAAGCATCTTATGATAAGGAGCGGCGTGTTGAGCTTGATATACAATACCAGCTATGTGTCATATCGAATAAGGAGAAAAGGTATACAGGATGTTGTAACGGATAAGAACGGATCCAAGGTACACCTGTCACTATCGAAACTCTGGCAGAATTATGATAGATATAGATGGACTTTTCAAAGCATAGATGATTTCGTTCATTGGTACAATGAGAGGCCCGTTACAAGGTTCGAAGACAGGATAGCATCTCCAGGACAGATATTCGAAGAATATATCAGAAAGTTTGAGATGCAAAGAGGAGAAGATTGA
- a CDS encoding NTP transferase domain-containing protein has product MKCLIMAGGLGTRFGEPEKALVKASGKPLIGRLIDEARNICDEIFVSIDPSMVNIKNFLGTVGVNIIAKNREGYVIDLNFSLNSINTYPILVLSADLYFKDPSILRKFTDMAMGRTEDIITFTLHGNPIGISLFKKPEGDFTNIDFDDGVVNVNTIDDLKKIQ; this is encoded by the coding sequence TTGAAATGCCTAATAATGGCTGGCGGGCTTGGCACAAGGTTCGGTGAGCCGGAAAAGGCCCTTGTGAAGGCATCTGGAAAACCTTTGATCGGTCGGCTGATAGATGAAGCGAGAAATATTTGTGATGAGATTTTCGTTTCTATAGATCCTTCGATGGTGAATATTAAAAATTTCCTTGGGACCGTTGGCGTAAACATTATTGCAAAAAATAGGGAAGGGTACGTAATAGACCTAAATTTTTCCTTAAATTCAATAAATACCTATCCTATCTTAGTCCTCTCAGCGGATCTTTACTTTAAAGATCCCTCCATATTAAGAAAATTCACGGATATGGCTATGGGAAGGACAGAAGATATCATCACGTTTACACTGCACGGAAATCCTATTGGCATTTCGTTGTTCAAGAAGCCGGAAGGCGATTTTACCAACATAGATTTTGATGATGGCGTCGTAAACGTGAATACGATTGATGACCTTAAGAAGATTCAATAA
- a CDS encoding ABC transporter ATP-binding protein, with protein sequence MIEVTGLEYIRRNFSLNGLNFTITEGSINGIGGLNGSGKTTLVKNLYGFLKPEGGTILIDGKSVESMPIKEIASKVSVVQQEQPIPMNFTVNDVVSLSGYSRKDASISVDECLSLCGILQLKNREFSTLSGGEKRIVMFAAALYQNTKYVLLDEPMTFLDIDKTVTVMSLIRQMKRMGKTIIVVSHDINFLYNFCDYVILMKSGGIAAQGKPQEIFTPDVLKQVFNVEFNRYESAEGTRFYPVIESS encoded by the coding sequence ATGATAGAAGTTACTGGGCTTGAATACATCAGGAGAAACTTCAGCCTCAACGGTCTAAATTTTACCATAACAGAGGGCAGCATAAATGGGATAGGGGGGCTTAACGGCTCAGGCAAAACAACTCTCGTGAAGAATTTGTACGGCTTCCTCAAACCTGAAGGCGGTACAATACTTATAGACGGAAAATCAGTTGAAAGTATGCCTATAAAGGAGATAGCGTCAAAAGTATCCGTAGTACAGCAAGAACAGCCGATACCTATGAACTTTACAGTCAACGATGTAGTTTCGCTTTCCGGTTATAGCAGAAAAGATGCAAGTATTTCTGTAGATGAATGCCTTTCGCTGTGCGGAATACTGCAGCTCAAGAACAGAGAGTTCTCGACGCTGAGCGGCGGCGAAAAGAGAATTGTTATGTTCGCTGCTGCGCTTTACCAGAATACGAAATACGTCCTTCTTGATGAGCCCATGACTTTTTTGGACATAGACAAAACTGTAACGGTGATGTCGTTAATACGGCAAATGAAGCGGATGGGAAAGACCATAATCGTGGTGTCCCATGACATAAATTTCCTTTACAACTTCTGTGACTACGTTATATTGATGAAGAGCGGAGGCATTGCGGCCCAAGGAAAACCACAAGAGATATTTACACCAGATGTGCTGAAGCAGGTTTTTAACGTGGAATTCAACAGATACGAATCAGCAGAAGGAACACGTTTTTACCCAGTTATTGAATCTTCTTAA
- a CDS encoding OsmC family protein, giving the protein MQVSFVYKDGEGFDSDDGKETVKITYSQGGDPNRHSPTELLLLAIGGCTSDDVLSILHKMRQDVKSYRCVVEGEKRSEHPRILKFANVSYIINGDVDPDKARRAIHLSLKKYCSVSIMAERGGVSVSYSLVLNGKPIDDRVSVEDIGELEETK; this is encoded by the coding sequence AGGGTTTTGATTCAGACGATGGAAAGGAAACAGTAAAGATCACGTATTCTCAGGGCGGTGACCCAAATAGGCATTCGCCAACCGAACTGCTACTCCTTGCTATTGGCGGCTGTACCAGCGACGATGTGCTCTCTATCCTGCACAAGATGAGGCAGGATGTTAAATCCTACAGGTGTGTAGTGGAAGGGGAGAAGAGAAGCGAGCATCCCAGAATCTTGAAGTTCGCAAATGTTTCGTATATAATAAATGGTGATGTCGATCCAGATAAGGCGAGGCGGGCCATACACCTTTCGCTAAAGAAATATTGTTCGGTATCAATAATGGCTGAAAGGGGCGGTGTATCTGTTTCATACTCTCTGGTCTTGAACGGAAAGCCAATTGACGATCGCGTATCTGTAGAAGACATTGGAGAGCTAGAGGAAACGAAATGA